The Mucilaginibacter sp. PAMB04168 genome contains the following window.
GGCCCTGTTGCGGCATTTAAAGCATAACATTGAAGATGTTTCTGAGCGTATAACCCGGCTTAAGGCTCTGATGGCCGGTCAGGAAGAAATAGAAGTGGTTGAAAACGAAGCCCTGAGTTATCCGGATTTTTTAACCTACAGGCCACGCACCTTTAGTCAGTTTAAAATGCATCTCAACTTCAGGTCACCTGTGTTCAGGTTTTCTTTACGGCTGGCGGTAGCCTGTACATTTGCTTACATACTAACTTGTGCTTTTCCGTTAGGTGGGTACAGTTACTGGATCATGCTTACTGTAATAGTAATCATGAAACCAGCCTATAGCATTACAAGGCAGCGCAATAAACAGCGCCTCATTGGCACGCTTACAGGTGTGGCTGTCGGGTTATTGCTCATTGCATTTATCAATAGCACAGCGGTATTGCTTACCATTTCGCTTTTTCTCTTGTTGGGTTTTTTTACGTTCAGCCGCACCAAATATGCGCTCAGCGTAATGTTTATAACGCCTATGGTTATGATTTGCCTGCATATTTACAGTGAGGGAAAAACTGCTTTTATATTTGAACGAATTTATGATACGCTAATTGGCTGTGCAATTGCACTTGTGGCGTCATACATCTTCCCGGTTTGGGAAAAGCATAATCTAAGCCGGTACCTTAATAACGTGCTTGACGCCAATTACGCTTACTTAGACGCTTTGTACCAAAAACTTTCCGGAGAAACCGTTAGTTATAACACTTACAAACTGCTGCGTAAAAATGTATATACGCGGCTGGCCGATTTTTCAGCAGCTTTTCAGCGCCTGCTGCTCGAACCGAAAAGAATGGATATTGCCGTGGATCACTTACAGCGTTTTCAGGCACTTAATCATCAGTTGTATGGTGCCGTAGCATCCTTAAATCTTAACAGCGGTAGCCTTAATGGTAATAGCCTGCACAGAATAATGACTGCACAAGCTTTAAATAGCCTGCGAAAGTGCATGGAATGCCTTAATGATGAGGAAGCAAGTAAAGTGCAAATTAAAGAGGAACAAGTTAATGGGTTAAACGGAGAGACATCTGCTAATGATACTGCGCTTAATAGTCAGTTTAACAGTATAGTGTCCACGGTAGCGCAACTTCAAACCTTATGTCAAACCCTTCTCGGTAGTTGAATATTCATTGCCTTGAGGAGATGCATTTGATCGAATCACTACTTTAAAAATCAATATTTGATATTGACTATTGCATCAAAGCTTATAAGCTAATTGAATGTCATATAAGCTGAATAGAGGTTGATTTTAGCCCGCACACTTGAGATGTGGCATGACATTGGCTATTAATGTATATCGAAAATTATTATGCAACATTTAAGTTCTGACGTTTTTAAATATGCTTTTGTAAGCACTTTTCCGGGAGATGATAGCGGCAGTTTAAAGCCTCGTCAAACACCTGGTGTATTGTATAGCAAAACCATGCCCACCCCGGTAAATAAGCCTGTGCTTTTGGCCTGGTCTCCTGAATTAGCGGCCGAGCTGGGTATAGCAATGCCTGCTGAAGGCGATATTAATTTGCTGGGTGGTAACCTCGTTACACCATCTATGCAACCTTATGCTTTATGCTACGCAGGGCATCAGTTTGGTAATTGGGCCGGGCAGTTGGGTGATGGGCGTGCCATTTGTTTAGGTGAATGGGAAACGCCGGCAGGTGATGCATGGGAGATCCAGCTAAAAGGAGCCGGTCGAACGGCTTATTCGCGAAGGGGAGATGGCCGGGCGGTCTTACGTTCGTCGCTAAGGGAGTATTTGATGAGCGAGGCTATGCATTATCTGGGTGTTCCTACCACGAGGGCATTGAGCCTTGTAGGCACGGGCGATCAGATTGTGCGGGATATGTTTTATGACGGAAGGCCTGCTTATGAACCTGGAGCAATTGTAGCTCGCGTTGCGCCGAGCTTTTTGCGGTTTGGTAACTTTGAAATACTTGCTGCAAGAAATGAGATAGAAAGCCTCACAAACCTGGTAAACTGGACCATTGAGCGTTATTATCCACATATTGAAGGGGATGATAAAGTACTGAAATGGTTTGGTGAAGTAATAGAGCGCACGGCAACCATGATTGTGGAATGGCTAAGAGTTGGTTTTGTGCATGGGGTAATGAACACCGACAATATGTCCGTATTAGGTTTAACGATCGATTATGGGCCATTTTCTTTTTTGGACAACTACGACCCGAATTTTACACCCAACACAACCGATTTGCCAGGAAGGCGTTATGCTTTTGGTCAGCAGGCTAATATTGCCTACTGGAATTTAAGTTGCCTGGCCAATGCGTTGGTTCCAATGTTTCCGGATACGGACCAATTAGCCGAGCAACTGAAAACCTATGAGGATATCTACTGGAGTAAGTATTACGCAATGATGGCCAGTAAACTTGGCTTGGATAGCGTGCGGAAAGAAGACGTTACTCTGTTTCAGAATATTGAAGAAATGCTGACTTCGATACAGCCGGATATGACTATCTTTTATCAGTTACTGATTGATCTGCCACTCGACACAAGCGATAAAGACACTATCGTAAACCACTTTAGAGATAGCTTTTATGATGCTCTTTCGGCAGCAGGCAGTGAACAGCTCTACTCGGTAATCACAAATTATATTATTCGAAGAAAAACTAACGCTGGCTCTGACGAGGATACCAGGTTAAGTATGATGAAAAGCAATCCGAGGTTTATTTTAAGAAATTACCTGCTTCATCAGGCTATTGAAGAACTGGAAAAAGGAAACAACGAACTGTTTTTAAAGCTACAGGAGGCAATAAAAGATCCGTATTCCAAACGGTTTGATGAGTTTTATGAAATTAGGCCCGGATGGGCAACACAAATGGCTGGTTGTTCAATGTTATCTTGCAGTTCTTAAGAATAGGCAGGTGAGGAATAATTCATAAAATAACCGGATATTAGCTTATGATTAAAAGATCAGCACTCATAAAAAAATTATATAAATGCCAACTTGTTTTGATGTTGAGTCTAATTGGCTGCTCAGCTCTTGCCCAAACGCCTGTAAATAGCGGCTGGTCACAGCTTGATGGTATATTGGCGAAAATCAAAGCGCCCACGTTTCCAAAACGTGATTTTGACGTAACCCGCTATGGCGCATCAGGTAATGGCAAGGTGGACTGTAGCAAAGCCATCAAAGCGGCCATTGCAGCTTGTAATAAAGCTGGCGGTGGTAGGGTGGTAGTGCCTGCGGGTAAGTATTTAACCGGTCCTGTATACCTGAAAAGCAATGTTAACCTTCATCTCAATAAAGGTGCAGTACTGCTTTTTTCTACCCGGCCCGATGATTACCTGCCGCTTGTACCTACCCGCTGGGAAGGTGTGGAGCTAATGAATTATTCGCCGTTGGTGTATGCTTACAAAGAACATCACATTGCCGTAACGGGCGAAGGCGTGTTAGATGGGCAGGCCACTAACCAAAACTGGTGGCCCTGGAAGGGAAAAGAAGAATATGGCTATAAGCCAGGTACTCCTAGCCAAACGGATAAAGGTAACCGTCCGGCGTTATTTGCTATGGCCGAAAAAGACGTACCGCAGCGCGATCGTAAATTTGGTAATGGTTTTTACTTGCGTCCGCAGTTTGTACAGCCTTACCTTTGTACTGATATACTGATAGAAGGCGTCAAAATTATTAATTCGCCCATGTGGATACTGAACCCGGTGCTGTGTACCAACGTTACAATTAATAAGGTAACTGTTGAAAGCAGTGGCCCTAACACCGATGGTTGCGACCCTGAATCTTGCCGAAATGTACTGATTAAGGATTGCTACTTTAACACGGGCGACGACTGCATAGCGCTCAAATCGGGCCGTAACCGCGATGGCCGGCGTATTAACATACCGTGCGAAAACGTAATTATTGAAGGCTGTACTATGGTTAATGGGCACGGTGGTATTGTAATTGGCAGCGAAATTTCGGGTGGAGTCAAAAACGTATTTGCTCAAAACTGTACCATGAACAGCCCGCTTTTGGATAGGGCACTGCGCATTAAAACCAGTTCGGCCAGGGGTGGTACTACCGAAAACATTTACTTACGCAACATTGCCGTT
Protein-coding sequences here:
- a CDS encoding FUSC family membrane protein produces the protein MIWLTNKKKLSFFLSSEFFTDALRTTISIFLPVWLLFSLGKPDIAVAVGIGTLLTSLTDSSGTYSDKKLGSLVSIGLFFFVTLVTSFCWQHPWLLGIMLFMFCFSFAMLTTFGNRFSMIGTTAIALCIFISGMRPLNGFEFSAYILTGGVCYYMISLLQSWLWPFRSLYQAVTECIKATSTYMQARTAFYNRNIPLEECYYNIIPLHTLVNEKHENVRDLLLRDKLAMRSDNKKGQLLLRIATQVIDLYEHITTVHFDYQHFRDALGMSGAPEVISRLIEIMALDIDQAGNAFYLNKSVTPNHHSQEVAYLHSRLQYIIEKENANNQALLRHLKHNIEDVSERITRLKALMAGQEEIEVVENEALSYPDFLTYRPRTFSQFKMHLNFRSPVFRFSLRLAVACTFAYILTCAFPLGGYSYWIMLTVIVIMKPAYSITRQRNKQRLIGTLTGVAVGLLLIAFINSTAVLLTISLFLLLGFFTFSRTKYALSVMFITPMVMICLHIYSEGKTAFIFERIYDTLIGCAIALVASYIFPVWEKHNLSRYLNNVLDANYAYLDALYQKLSGETVSYNTYKLLRKNVYTRLADFSAAFQRLLLEPKRMDIAVDHLQRFQALNHQLYGAVASLNLNSGSLNGNSLHRIMTAQALNSLRKCMECLNDEEASKVQIKEEQVNGLNGETSANDTALNSQFNSIVSTVAQLQTLCQTLLGS
- a CDS encoding protein adenylyltransferase SelO; the encoded protein is MQHLSSDVFKYAFVSTFPGDDSGSLKPRQTPGVLYSKTMPTPVNKPVLLAWSPELAAELGIAMPAEGDINLLGGNLVTPSMQPYALCYAGHQFGNWAGQLGDGRAICLGEWETPAGDAWEIQLKGAGRTAYSRRGDGRAVLRSSLREYLMSEAMHYLGVPTTRALSLVGTGDQIVRDMFYDGRPAYEPGAIVARVAPSFLRFGNFEILAARNEIESLTNLVNWTIERYYPHIEGDDKVLKWFGEVIERTATMIVEWLRVGFVHGVMNTDNMSVLGLTIDYGPFSFLDNYDPNFTPNTTDLPGRRYAFGQQANIAYWNLSCLANALVPMFPDTDQLAEQLKTYEDIYWSKYYAMMASKLGLDSVRKEDVTLFQNIEEMLTSIQPDMTIFYQLLIDLPLDTSDKDTIVNHFRDSFYDALSAAGSEQLYSVITNYIIRRKTNAGSDEDTRLSMMKSNPRFILRNYLLHQAIEELEKGNNELFLKLQEAIKDPYSKRFDEFYEIRPGWATQMAGCSMLSCSS
- a CDS encoding glycoside hydrolase family 28 protein is translated as MLSLIGCSALAQTPVNSGWSQLDGILAKIKAPTFPKRDFDVTRYGASGNGKVDCSKAIKAAIAACNKAGGGRVVVPAGKYLTGPVYLKSNVNLHLNKGAVLLFSTRPDDYLPLVPTRWEGVELMNYSPLVYAYKEHHIAVTGEGVLDGQATNQNWWPWKGKEEYGYKPGTPSQTDKGNRPALFAMAEKDVPQRDRKFGNGFYLRPQFVQPYLCTDILIEGVKIINSPMWILNPVLCTNVTINKVTVESSGPNTDGCDPESCRNVLIKDCYFNTGDDCIALKSGRNRDGRRINIPCENVIIEGCTMVNGHGGIVIGSEISGGVKNVFAQNCTMNSPLLDRALRIKTSSARGGTTENIYLRNIAVGQVKQEAILITMFYEDTGAFMPLIRNIEVSNMQVKHGGTTGILVEGYEKQPVQNLRLNNVSINNVKVPYSIANLVGLQLDNVTINGAKVETNEVKITKAEK